Proteins encoded together in one Solanum lycopersicum chromosome 7, SLM_r2.1 window:
- the LOC138337436 gene encoding uncharacterized protein — protein MAQARREVAPHENQHASTMANHLRDFRRMNPFMYIGSKVDKDPQDFPDEVDEICLMKSNREAKSEKSFGSGSSKSRLDVQDKPKFKKRFSNKVPSNFSKNINDRGSNPTHQKERNVDPPKERPTCGKKHVSECLVGTNCCYTYGKGGHMVKDGPNVRIKGKWNGHFKPSGSNFESQKRKRFYALKARGEQESSPDVMTGATLSFVTPLVARKFDVLPDVLIEPF, from the exons ATGGCACAAGCTAGAAGGGAGGTTGCACCTCATGAGAACCAACATGCTAGTACTATGGCTAACCATTTGAGAGACTTTAGGAGGATGAATCCTTTTATGTACATTGGATCAAAAGTTGATAAAGACCCCCAAGATTTCCCTGATGAG GTTGATGAAATTTGTCTAATGAAGAGTAATAGAGAAGCTAAGAGCGAAAAGTCATTTGGAAGTGGTTCTTCAAAGAGTAGGCTTGatgttcaagacaagcctaagtttaagaagaggttttcaaatAAGGTTCCTTCTAATTTCTCCAAGAATATTAATGATAGAGGTTCTAATCCTACACatcaaaaggaaagaaatgttgATCCACCAAAAGAGAGACCAACTTGTGGTAAGAAACATGTAAGTGAATGTCTTGTTGGGACTAATTGTTGCTATACTTATGGAAAGGGTGGCCATATGGTGAAAGATGGCCCTAATGTGAGAATCAAAGGAAAGTGGAATGGTCATTTTAAACCAAGCGGTTCTAATTTTGAATCTCAAAAAAGGAAACGTTTCTATGCGCTCAaggctaggggtgaacaagaaaGCTCTCCAGACGTTATGACAg GtgctactctttcttttgtcaCGCCTTTGGTagctaggaagtttgatgtacttCCCGATGTTCTGATTGAACCCTTTTAA
- the LOC138337437 gene encoding uncharacterized protein: protein MSVTTYEAKFRALSRYVTQLCLSQQERIRCFVKGLRSDMQFPALQVAAAAKSFQEVVDFVIQVEGMKPDDFPMASTSKKFHKVGEFSGSYSKRKSSGGYPARPIQSSLQAVAGEGVYVLPCDFCGEQYSCRLDYPRDGGFRCNSGYDLAFSKFSILECNAKIVTLAKPGTDLLVWVGDYTSTPVHIIFLLRAKRIVSKGCLAFLAHLRDDTSHVPLIEPVSVVLEFLDVFPTDLPGMPPDRDIDFCNDLEPGASTFSKIYLRSRYHQLKIRAADVPKTAFRTRLKRDIVDFVAQCPNCQQEKLLEAHNRKKEYIDRKVRDLDFMKGEQVLLKVSPMTGVMRFGKRGKLSPRYIGLFEVLKRVGEVAYELALPPGLSGVHPESVAILDREGCKLRSREIASIKKKYHGDGNYIIRWNSLLLDENFSYEEEPVSIFDREVRKLRSREIASINVQWKNRPVEESTLEKEADMQERYPQLFTDLGKANVVADALSRKTGSMGSLAHLQISRRPLAREIQTFANDLMRLEVLEKGGFSACGEARSSFLD from the exons atgtctgttactacttatgaggctaaatttcgtgcactatccaggtatgtcACCCAACTTTGCTTGAGTcaacaagagcggattcgctgttttgtgaagggattgaggtcagatatGCAGTTCCCAGCCTTACaagtagctgctgcagcaaaatcctttcaggaagttgttgattttgttatACAGGTGGAGGGgatgaagccagatgacttccccatggcgtcgacatctaagaagttccATAAGgtaggtgagtttagtggttcttactccaaaAGGAaaagttcaggaggttacccagcccgacctatccagtcttcactgcaggctgtagctgggg AAGGTGTATACGTCttgccttgtgacttttgtggggagcaatactcatgtagacttgattatcCTAGAGATGGtggatttcgatgtaattctgggtatgacttggctttctccaaattttcaatcttagagtgtaatgctaaaattgtgacattggccaagcctgggacagatctgctAGTATGGgtgggtgactacacttccactccagttcatatcatcttccttcttcgtgctaagagaatagttagtaagggttgtttagcctTCTTGGCACATCtaagggatgatacttcccatgTACCTTTGATTGAGCCTGTCTCGGTAGTCCTTGAGTTTCTCGATGTGTTTCCtacagaccttcctggtatgccaccggatagggatattgatttttgtaatgatctggagccgg gtgcttctaccttctcaaaaatctatTTGAGATCtcgttatcatcaattgaaaatacgggcagcagatgtaccaaagactgcttttcgaacaag gttgaagcgcgacattgttgattttgttgcccaatgcccgaattgtcagcag gagaagcttctagAAGCTCATAACAGGAAGAAAGAATATatagatcgaaaggttagggacttggattttatgaagggtgaacaagtcttgctgaaggtttcacccatgacaggggtgatgcggtttggtaagcgaggtaagcttagtccgaggtatattggtttATTTGAAGTTCTAAAGCGCGTAGGGGAGGTGGcatatgaattggcattgcctccaggactctcaggagtgcacccg gagtctgttgccattttagatagagaaggctgcaagttgagatcaagggagattgcatccatcaag aaaaaataccatggggatggaaactacattattcgttggaaTTCacttcttcttgatgagaatttttcttatgaggaggagcctgtttccATTTttgatagagaagtccgcaagttgagatcaagggagattgcatccatcaatgtccaatggaagaatcggccagttgaagagtccactttggagaaggaggctgacatgcaagaaagatatccacaactttttacagatttag gaaaagctaatgttgtggcagatgccttaagtagaaaaacGGGGAGCATGGGAAGTTTAGCCCACCTACAGATTTCTAggcgcccattagctagagagatTCAGACTTTTGCTAATGACCtcatgaggctggaagtactagagaaaggaggattttcgGCCTGTggggaggcaagatcttcttttcttgactag